In Stenotrophomonas sp. ASS1, the following proteins share a genomic window:
- the mqo gene encoding malate dehydrogenase (quinone), whose amino-acid sequence MKKFGKALLALLVLLLLAAALFLYWPLTQRSVPAASNDKPVDVVLVGAGIMSITLATYLQELQPDWNIQVYERLDGVAGESSDGWNNAGTGHSAFAELNYTPELPDGSIETKRAVGIAESFEVSRQFWSHQVKEGRLSQPSDFINPTPHMSFVWGDDNIAYLHKRQQALVKNPLFYGMQYSEDPAQIKQWAPLLMEGRDPKQKVAATWMPLGTDVNFGVITRQLTAGLQRSPNFSLHLNHEVSALRQNADKSWNVTVKDLKAGTESTTHARFVFIGAGGAALKLLQMSGIPESKDYAGFPVGGQFLAFQGQDVTSRHGVKAYGMAETGSPPMSVPHLDARKLDGKPVVLFGPFALYSTKFLKHGSWWDLYSSVTHNNVGPMLEVGKDNLDLVQYLMAQARLNDADRQAELVKYFPNAKPGDWKLVTAGQRVQIIKRDPLKGPVLQFGTEIVTDKDHTIAALLGASPGASTSPPIMLDLMAKAFPDQMKAGWETRLREIVPSYGRKLNDNAALVNEIRTLTSQTLRLPYLEVPVDANAAAPDPAVVPAAVPAPTKEKRNANEELQAL is encoded by the coding sequence ATGAAGAAATTTGGCAAGGCCCTGCTCGCCCTGCTCGTGCTGCTGTTGCTGGCCGCCGCGCTGTTCCTGTACTGGCCGCTGACCCAGCGCTCGGTGCCCGCCGCCAGCAACGACAAGCCCGTCGACGTGGTACTGGTCGGCGCCGGCATCATGAGCATCACCCTGGCCACCTACCTGCAGGAACTGCAGCCGGACTGGAACATCCAGGTCTACGAACGCCTCGACGGCGTCGCCGGTGAAAGCTCCGACGGCTGGAACAACGCCGGCACGGGCCACTCGGCCTTCGCCGAACTGAACTACACCCCCGAACTGCCCGACGGCAGCATCGAGACCAAGCGCGCGGTCGGCATCGCCGAATCGTTCGAGGTCTCGCGCCAGTTCTGGTCGCACCAGGTGAAGGAAGGCCGGCTGAGCCAGCCCAGCGACTTCATCAACCCGACCCCGCACATGAGCTTCGTCTGGGGCGATGACAACATCGCCTACCTGCACAAGCGCCAGCAGGCCCTGGTGAAGAATCCGCTGTTCTACGGCATGCAGTACTCCGAGGATCCGGCACAGATCAAGCAGTGGGCACCGCTGCTGATGGAAGGCCGTGACCCGAAGCAGAAGGTTGCCGCGACCTGGATGCCGCTGGGCACCGACGTCAACTTCGGCGTGATCACCCGCCAGCTGACCGCCGGCCTGCAGCGCAGCCCGAACTTCAGCCTGCACCTCAACCACGAAGTGAGCGCGCTGCGGCAGAACGCCGACAAGAGCTGGAACGTGACCGTGAAGGACCTCAAGGCCGGAACCGAGTCCACCACCCACGCCCGCTTCGTGTTCATCGGTGCCGGTGGCGCCGCGCTGAAGCTGCTGCAGATGTCCGGCATTCCGGAATCGAAGGACTACGCCGGCTTCCCGGTCGGTGGCCAGTTCCTCGCCTTCCAGGGCCAGGACGTGACCTCGCGCCATGGCGTGAAGGCCTACGGCATGGCCGAAACCGGTTCGCCGCCGATGTCGGTGCCGCACCTGGATGCGCGCAAGCTGGACGGCAAGCCGGTGGTCCTGTTCGGACCGTTCGCGCTGTACAGCACCAAGTTCCTCAAGCACGGCTCGTGGTGGGACCTGTACTCCTCGGTCACCCACAACAACGTTGGCCCGATGCTGGAAGTGGGCAAGGACAACCTGGACCTGGTGCAGTACCTGATGGCCCAGGCACGCCTGAACGATGCCGATCGCCAGGCCGAACTGGTCAAGTACTTCCCCAATGCCAAGCCGGGCGACTGGAAGCTGGTCACCGCCGGCCAGCGCGTGCAGATCATCAAGCGTGATCCGCTGAAGGGCCCGGTGCTGCAGTTCGGTACCGAGATCGTGACCGACAAGGACCACACCATCGCCGCCCTGCTCGGTGCCTCGCCGGGTGCATCGACCTCGCCGCCGATCATGCTGGACCTGATGGCCAAGGCCTTCCCGGACCAGATGAAGGCCGGCTGGGAAACCCGCCTGCGCGAGATCGTGCCGTCGTACGGGCGCAAGCTCAACGACAACGCCGCGCTGGTCAACGAGATCCGCACGCTGACCAGCCAGACCCTGCGCCTGCCGTACCTGGAGGTGCCGGTGGACGCCAATGCGGCGGCTCCGGACCCGGCGGTAGTGCCGGCAGCGGTTCCGGCACCAACCAAGGAAAAGCGCAACGCCAATGAGGAACTGCAGGCGCTGTAA
- a CDS encoding GNAT family N-acetyltransferase yields MPVFVRDARPEDAAACIDLRGRTRENAFSAAQLAELGITPESWAAGITQGDSIGRVAWEGERMAGYCFADRDSGEVLVLALLPDYEGRGIGRQLLQEVVSLTRDVGHARLFLACSADPRSRSHGFYRRLGWRPTGEIDEAGDEILELV; encoded by the coding sequence ATGCCTGTATTCGTCCGCGATGCGCGCCCCGAAGATGCCGCCGCCTGCATCGACCTGCGCGGGCGCACCCGCGAGAACGCCTTCAGTGCCGCGCAGTTGGCGGAGCTGGGCATCACGCCGGAAAGCTGGGCGGCCGGCATCACCCAGGGCGATTCGATCGGCCGCGTCGCCTGGGAGGGGGAGCGCATGGCCGGTTACTGCTTCGCCGACCGCGACAGTGGCGAGGTGCTGGTGCTGGCCCTGCTGCCGGACTACGAAGGCCGTGGCATCGGCCGCCAGCTGCTGCAGGAGGTGGTGAGCCTGACCCGCGATGTCGGCCATGCCCGGCTGTTCCTGGCGTGCTCGGCCGACCCGCGTTCGCGCTCGCATGGCTTCTACCGGCGCCTGGGCTGGCGCCCGACCGGGGAGATAGATGAGGCCGGTGACGAGATTCTGGAGCTGGTCTGA
- a CDS encoding LysR family transcriptional regulator ArgP: MRIDHAQLRALAAVIREGSFDRAAQSLNVTPSAISQRVKALEDRVGRLLVKRGTPATATAEGQVLVQLAEQTALLEHDALHRMGLADEDLPQASIPVAVNHDSLETWFPQAASQFAQSTGTTLDLRVEDQDHTVELLRQGTVLGAVTTLDEPVQGCQIHALGSIRYAATCTPEFRERHFAKGVTAQALATAPVLVFNRKDEMQSRFARRMAGDDLPSTAPTWWIPSTRAFVQANLGGMGWTMNPLPLVKRHLDAGRLVYVRQRAWEDVPLYWQHWKGDVQTMALLTRAVLDASSALVRRKR, translated from the coding sequence ATGCGTATCGACCATGCCCAGCTGCGCGCCCTCGCCGCAGTGATCCGCGAAGGCAGCTTCGACCGCGCCGCGCAGTCGCTGAATGTCACGCCCTCGGCCATCTCGCAGCGGGTCAAGGCACTGGAGGATCGGGTCGGTCGCCTGCTGGTCAAGCGCGGCACCCCAGCCACCGCCACCGCCGAGGGCCAGGTGCTGGTGCAGCTGGCCGAGCAGACCGCCCTGCTCGAGCACGACGCCCTGCACCGGATGGGCCTGGCCGATGAGGACCTGCCGCAGGCCAGCATTCCGGTGGCGGTGAACCACGACAGCCTGGAAACCTGGTTCCCGCAGGCCGCCTCGCAGTTCGCACAGAGCACCGGCACCACCCTGGACCTGCGCGTGGAGGACCAGGACCACACCGTCGAACTGCTGCGCCAGGGCACCGTGCTGGGCGCGGTGACCACCCTGGACGAGCCGGTGCAGGGCTGCCAGATCCATGCGCTGGGCAGCATCCGCTACGCGGCGACCTGCACCCCGGAGTTCCGCGAGCGCCATTTTGCCAAGGGCGTGACCGCCCAAGCCCTGGCCACGGCACCGGTGCTGGTGTTCAACCGCAAGGATGAGATGCAGTCGCGCTTTGCCCGGCGCATGGCCGGCGACGACCTGCCCAGCACCGCGCCCACCTGGTGGATTCCCTCCACCCGCGCGTTCGTGCAGGCCAACCTGGGCGGCATGGGCTGGACCATGAATCCCCTGCCCCTGGTCAAGCGGCATCTGGACGCCGGCCGCCTGGTCTACGTACGCCAGCGCGCGTGGGAAGACGTGCCGCTGTACTGGCAGCACTGGAAGGGTGACGTCCAGACCATGGCCCTGCTGACCCGCGCCGTGCTGGATGCCTCCTCAGCGCTGGTGCGGCGCAAGCGCTGA
- a CDS encoding LysE family transporter: MFSVISASTGLGAWFSGAATGIGLFAVVGAQSAFILRQGILRKHIVPVVATCAAIDAIFIFASVAGLRTLTSALPWLTTAVLWTGVAFLAWYAMKSARRAIAGGGGMGEADSDDGSRRAVLMAAVGFSLINPHFWLDMMVIGSIAENFGNARMAFAAGVVTASCLWLTAQGLGARLLAPLFTKPSTWRVLDGTIAVILSILALTLAVRGVH; the protein is encoded by the coding sequence ATGTTCTCGGTCATCTCCGCCAGCACCGGCCTCGGTGCCTGGTTCTCTGGTGCAGCTACCGGCATCGGCCTGTTCGCCGTGGTCGGGGCCCAGAGCGCCTTCATTCTGCGCCAGGGCATCCTGCGCAAGCACATCGTGCCGGTGGTTGCCACCTGTGCGGCCATCGATGCGATCTTCATCTTTGCCAGCGTGGCTGGCCTGCGCACGCTCACTTCGGCGCTGCCGTGGCTGACCACCGCCGTGCTGTGGACCGGCGTGGCGTTCCTGGCCTGGTACGCCATGAAGTCGGCACGCCGTGCGATTGCCGGTGGCGGCGGCATGGGCGAGGCTGACAGCGACGACGGCAGCCGCCGCGCGGTGCTGATGGCTGCGGTCGGCTTCTCGCTGATCAACCCGCACTTCTGGCTGGACATGATGGTGATCGGCTCGATCGCCGAGAACTTCGGCAACGCCCGCATGGCCTTCGCCGCCGGCGTGGTGACTGCCAGCTGCCTGTGGCTGACCGCGCAGGGCCTGGGCGCACGCCTGCTGGCGCCGCTGTTCACCAAGCCCAGTACCTGGCGCGTGCTCGACGGCACCATCGCCGTGATCCTCAGCATCCTGGCCCTTACGTTGGCGGTGCGCGGGGTCCACTGA
- a CDS encoding S9 family peptidase: MRRIVLAVLLGAVVGGASAATLDLDRYLRQESFTDIKISPGGEYIAATVPLEAGTALAIYRIADMKMVGSFRPPRNDHAHTFDWVSNERLLVGMAQKFGVLDRPTPTGELFGINANGKGGELLVGYRVADQSLGTNIKVKPAGLVAAYLSDELKDDDRNALVTVIPLVGSSHAQVERLDVITGRRNAVARAPIPDADFTTDEQGEVRFARAVVTDGTQKLYYRTGSNSDWVLLNDESLSKRIEAPLGFSADGRLAYLQVEQADGPDAIVSWDPQSNERRTVLRDGSADPARIIRHPGSRVPVGALFLGSAPRTAFFDDASDDARLYRSLEAGLGGAVYITSSTRDGKTVLVETWSGSNPGDFYLYDTVGKSARHLISRSDWIDPALAAEVRPISLTARDGRPLHGFLTVPHGREARALPMVVVPHGGPIGVADQGAYDTETQMLAAAGYAVLQVNFRGSSGYGRAHMQAARKQWGLSMQDDVTDATRWAIEQGVADKNRICIYGASYGAYAAMMGAVREPGLYQCAAGYVGIYDLPLMYARGDIQSDESGLAYLRNWLGSPKDLAERSPVNLAAQVRVPVFLAAGGQDQRAPIVHSERMEAALKKAGSPVETLYVKNEGHGFYSPANQRAYYSRLLAFLSRSLGGQVAGQAAPAEKSSAP, translated from the coding sequence ATGCGCAGGATTGTGCTGGCTGTACTGTTGGGCGCGGTTGTGGGTGGGGCATCGGCCGCAACGCTGGACCTGGATCGCTATCTGCGGCAGGAGTCGTTTACCGACATCAAGATTTCACCAGGGGGCGAGTACATCGCCGCGACGGTTCCGCTGGAGGCGGGAACCGCATTGGCGATCTACCGCATTGCCGACATGAAGATGGTCGGCAGCTTCCGCCCGCCCCGCAACGATCACGCCCACACCTTCGACTGGGTCAGCAACGAGCGGCTGCTGGTGGGCATGGCACAGAAGTTCGGTGTGCTGGACCGGCCGACGCCGACCGGCGAACTGTTCGGTATCAATGCCAACGGCAAGGGCGGCGAGCTGCTGGTGGGGTACCGGGTTGCCGACCAGAGCCTGGGCACCAACATCAAGGTCAAGCCGGCAGGCCTGGTGGCCGCCTACCTCAGTGATGAACTCAAGGACGATGACCGCAACGCGCTGGTGACGGTGATCCCGCTGGTCGGCAGTTCGCATGCGCAGGTCGAGCGCCTGGACGTGATCACCGGTCGCCGCAACGCCGTGGCGCGCGCTCCCATTCCCGATGCGGACTTCACGACCGATGAGCAGGGCGAGGTGCGTTTCGCACGCGCTGTCGTTACCGATGGCACGCAGAAGCTCTACTACCGCACGGGCAGCAACAGCGACTGGGTCCTGCTCAATGATGAATCCCTGAGCAAGCGCATCGAGGCGCCGCTCGGCTTCTCGGCCGATGGTCGCCTGGCGTACCTGCAGGTCGAGCAGGCAGATGGACCTGATGCCATTGTCAGCTGGGACCCCCAGAGCAATGAACGACGCACCGTGCTGCGCGATGGGAGTGCCGACCCGGCGCGCATCATCCGGCACCCCGGCAGCCGCGTGCCGGTCGGGGCCCTGTTCCTTGGCAGTGCGCCGCGAACGGCATTCTTCGATGACGCCTCGGACGACGCTCGCCTGTACCGCAGCCTCGAAGCCGGCCTGGGCGGAGCGGTCTACATCACCTCCAGCACGCGCGATGGCAAGACGGTGCTGGTGGAAACCTGGTCAGGCAGCAATCCGGGCGATTTCTATCTCTATGACACGGTTGGCAAGAGTGCACGGCACCTGATCAGCCGCAGCGACTGGATCGACCCCGCGCTGGCGGCGGAGGTGCGTCCGATCAGCCTGACGGCGCGTGATGGGCGTCCGCTGCATGGCTTCCTTACCGTCCCGCATGGCCGCGAGGCCCGGGCGCTGCCGATGGTGGTGGTGCCGCACGGAGGTCCGATCGGTGTTGCCGACCAGGGCGCCTATGACACCGAGACACAGATGCTGGCGGCGGCAGGTTACGCGGTACTGCAGGTGAATTTCCGCGGCTCTTCCGGCTATGGCCGGGCCCACATGCAGGCCGCGCGAAAGCAATGGGGGCTGTCGATGCAGGATGACGTCACCGATGCCACGCGTTGGGCGATCGAACAGGGCGTGGCCGACAAGAACCGCATCTGCATCTATGGGGCCAGTTACGGTGCCTATGCGGCGATGATGGGGGCGGTGCGCGAACCGGGCCTGTACCAGTGCGCGGCCGGCTACGTCGGCATCTACGACCTGCCGTTGATGTACGCCCGCGGAGACATCCAGAGCGACGAGTCAGGCCTGGCCTACCTGCGGAACTGGCTGGGATCGCCCAAGGATCTGGCAGAGCGTTCCCCGGTGAATCTGGCCGCGCAGGTGCGGGTGCCGGTATTCCTGGCCGCGGGTGGCCAGGATCAACGTGCGCCGATCGTGCACAGCGAACGCATGGAAGCTGCGTTGAAGAAGGCCGGCTCGCCGGTGGAAACCCTGTACGTCAAGAATGAAGGGCATGGTTTCTATTCCCCTGCCAACCAACGTGCGTACTACAGCAGGTTGCTGGCCTTCCTCTCGCGCAGCCTGGGGGGCCAGGTGGCCGGGCAGGCCGCACCTGCGGAGAAGAGCAGCGCGCCCTGA
- a CDS encoding oligopeptide:H+ symporter, with the protein MNSTAIASDDFLGHPKGVYVCFFTEMWERFSFYGMKALLLLYLTKYHLFGDKAGLDLLGAYGGLVYCIPVFGGMLADRWLGMRRAVLFGGILLVLGHLGMAFEGHAAYRVNGEVVRDTSALAVTYLSLALIIMGVGFLKPNISTIVGKLYAKDDPRRDSGFSLFYAGINLGALFSSLVCGFLGEAYGWKYGFGAAGIGMLAGLAMFLWGQKYLQGHAEPPQPAALKQKVLGLPREWLIYLCAMLGVLPVAWLMWAAGNGAFALGGEISLALMLMLVVLGGVLVWFAWFTGSKCTPVQRQQMIALMVLIFMALVFFTMYEQSYGSWVTFTDRLLTKDIVPSLVITGGTPLPWSIISLLLAPLGFVVSARLSERRPGSTAPRAFFIGIVALMLVLLVRDCLVIPQTAGSLTYLGGLFLVLLAPAFAALWTWMDRRGWEPGKPVKSAWGLVIGALSFVPLALAAQQVGATGEMASVWWLVLAYFLLASGEMCLSPVGLSAVTQLAVPRVMSLMMGTWFLATAFSETLAALFGKLAAIEVPEGESLDMVAAAGAYAHLFWLLMWIGLGCALAAFIAAPLLKKMMHGVK; encoded by the coding sequence ATGAATTCCACCGCTATCGCTTCCGACGATTTCCTGGGCCATCCCAAGGGCGTCTACGTCTGCTTCTTCACCGAAATGTGGGAGCGCTTCTCCTTCTACGGCATGAAGGCGCTGCTGCTGCTGTATCTCACCAAGTACCACCTGTTCGGCGACAAGGCCGGCCTGGACCTGCTCGGTGCCTACGGCGGCCTGGTGTACTGCATTCCGGTGTTCGGCGGCATGCTGGCCGACCGCTGGCTGGGCATGCGCCGGGCGGTGCTGTTCGGCGGCATCCTGCTGGTGCTCGGCCACCTCGGCATGGCATTCGAAGGTCACGCGGCCTATCGGGTCAACGGTGAAGTGGTGCGCGATACCTCGGCACTGGCGGTGACCTACCTGTCGCTGGCGCTCATCATCATGGGCGTCGGCTTCCTCAAGCCGAACATCTCCACCATCGTCGGCAAGCTGTACGCCAAGGACGACCCGCGCCGTGATTCGGGCTTCTCGCTGTTCTACGCCGGCATCAATCTCGGCGCACTGTTCTCGTCGCTGGTGTGCGGCTTCCTCGGCGAGGCCTATGGCTGGAAGTACGGTTTCGGTGCGGCCGGCATCGGCATGCTGGCCGGCCTGGCGATGTTCCTGTGGGGCCAGAAGTACCTGCAGGGCCATGCCGAACCGCCGCAGCCGGCCGCGCTGAAGCAGAAGGTGCTGGGCCTGCCGCGCGAATGGCTCATCTATCTGTGCGCGATGCTCGGTGTATTGCCGGTGGCGTGGTTGATGTGGGCAGCCGGCAACGGCGCGTTCGCGCTGGGCGGTGAAATCAGCCTGGCACTGATGCTGATGCTGGTGGTGCTGGGCGGCGTGCTGGTCTGGTTCGCCTGGTTCACCGGCAGCAAGTGCACGCCGGTACAGCGCCAGCAGATGATCGCGCTGATGGTGCTGATCTTCATGGCACTGGTGTTCTTCACGATGTACGAGCAGTCGTATGGCTCGTGGGTGACCTTCACCGACCGCCTGCTGACCAAGGACATCGTGCCCTCGCTGGTGATCACCGGCGGTACGCCGCTGCCGTGGTCGATCATCTCGCTGCTGCTGGCACCGCTGGGCTTCGTGGTCAGCGCGCGCCTGTCCGAACGGCGCCCCGGCTCGACCGCACCGCGTGCGTTCTTCATCGGCATCGTTGCGCTGATGCTGGTGCTGCTGGTGCGCGACTGCCTGGTGATTCCGCAGACCGCCGGTTCGCTGACCTACCTGGGCGGCCTGTTCCTGGTGCTGCTGGCACCGGCCTTCGCCGCGCTGTGGACCTGGATGGACCGCCGCGGCTGGGAACCGGGCAAGCCGGTGAAATCAGCGTGGGGCCTGGTGATCGGTGCGCTGTCGTTCGTGCCACTGGCACTGGCCGCACAGCAGGTCGGCGCCACCGGCGAGATGGCCAGCGTGTGGTGGCTGGTGCTGGCCTACTTCCTGCTGGCCAGCGGTGAGATGTGCCTGTCGCCGGTCGGCCTGTCGGCAGTGACCCAGCTGGCCGTGCCGCGGGTGATGAGCCTGATGATGGGCACCTGGTTCCTGGCCACCGCATTCTCGGAAACGCTGGCCGCGCTGTTCGGCAAGCTGGCCGCGATCGAGGTGCCGGAGGGCGAATCGCTGGACATGGTGGCCGCTGCCGGCGCCTATGCGCACCTGTTCTGGCTGCTGATGTGGATCGGCCTGGGCTGTGCGCTGGCCGCCTTCATCGCCGCGCCGCTGCTGAAGAAGATGATGCACGGGGTCAAGTAA
- a CDS encoding heparan-alpha-glucosaminide N-acetyltransferase domain-containing protein, producing MPPSPSPRLASIDQLRGTVMLLMLLDHVRETFFLQHQVSDPMDASTVSPGLFACRLLAHLCAPVFVLLTGLSAWLYGQRQADPRRATAAFLLKRGLFLVVLELTLVNFAWTFQLPPETLYLQVIWAIGLSMIALAGLLWLPRLALLVLAVAVVTGHNLLDGVRVEGHGLLAMLWKVLHQRDWIETGALRLRTSYPVLPWIGVIALGYLMGPWFARDRDPAQRQRWLLCAGVGALALFALLRFANQYGDAPWQYQTSTLRTWMSVFNITKYPPSLQFLLLTLGVGLLLLRLYEWPPLARALRPLADVGAAPMFFYLLHLYVLKGLYLAALAIWGPTHGDLYALDSVAGLLLVACALAVVLYPPTRAFARFKARRRDLAWLRYL from the coding sequence ATGCCCCCTTCCCCCTCCCCTCGCCTGGCCTCCATCGACCAGCTGCGCGGCACCGTGATGCTGTTGATGTTGCTGGACCACGTGCGCGAGACCTTCTTCCTGCAGCATCAGGTAAGCGACCCGATGGACGCATCGACGGTCTCTCCCGGCCTGTTCGCCTGCCGTCTGCTGGCGCATCTGTGCGCCCCGGTATTCGTGCTGCTCACTGGTCTGTCGGCCTGGCTGTACGGCCAGCGCCAGGCGGATCCGCGCCGGGCCACGGCCGCCTTCCTGCTCAAGCGCGGGCTGTTCCTGGTCGTGCTGGAACTGACCCTGGTGAATTTCGCCTGGACCTTCCAGCTGCCGCCGGAAACGCTGTACCTGCAGGTGATCTGGGCCATCGGGCTGAGCATGATCGCGCTGGCCGGCCTTCTGTGGCTGCCGCGCCTGGCCCTGCTGGTGCTGGCAGTCGCGGTGGTGACCGGGCACAACCTGTTGGACGGCGTGCGAGTGGAAGGCCACGGTCTGCTGGCGATGCTGTGGAAAGTGCTGCACCAGCGCGACTGGATCGAGACCGGCGCGCTGCGCCTGCGCACTTCCTACCCGGTGCTGCCGTGGATCGGGGTAATCGCGCTGGGCTACCTGATGGGGCCGTGGTTCGCCCGCGACCGCGACCCGGCGCAACGCCAGCGCTGGCTGCTGTGCGCAGGCGTCGGCGCGCTGGCCCTGTTCGCCCTGCTGCGGTTCGCCAACCAGTACGGGGATGCACCGTGGCAGTACCAGACCAGCACGCTGCGCACCTGGATGAGCGTGTTCAACATCACCAAGTACCCGCCGTCGCTGCAGTTCCTGCTGTTGACCCTGGGCGTGGGATTGTTGCTGCTGCGCCTGTACGAATGGCCGCCACTGGCGCGTGCGCTGCGCCCGCTGGCCGATGTCGGCGCCGCGCCGATGTTCTTCTACCTGCTGCACCTGTATGTGCTGAAGGGGCTGTACCTGGCCGCGCTGGCGATCTGGGGGCCGACACACGGTGATCTGTACGCACTGGATTCGGTGGCCGGCCTGCTGCTGGTGGCCTGTGCGCTGGCGGTGGTGCTGTATCCGCCGACGCGGGCATTTGCGCGGTTCAAGGCACGAAGGCGCGATCTGGCGTGGCTGCGGTACCTGTGA
- a CDS encoding oligopeptide transporter, OPT family: MNHDAAPKQLTFRAVALAIVLAVVLSAANAYLGLFAGLTIATAIPAAVISMGVLRLLGGGSILENNIVQTGASAGSSIAAGVIFTIPALVIMGYWPDFKYWWVLGIAGLGGLLGVLFSVPLRRSMIVEDPLPFPEGKAAAEVLKAGENPGPGLKILGLSAVIGAFVKLAAESGMRLIPDAWATSAYVGSSKVTAFIGTNLSPALLGVGYIVGLNVGIVVVSGSILTWHIAIPIYQAFFMNTDPALAASVATASSTEAAFAIWGAKMRYLGVGAMLIGGIWTLISLRKSLLNGVKSGFAAARKSGGPVLAHTERDLPMKWMLVALVVFVLPLLALYQAIVGQWHVSIPMTIIMIVAGFLFVSVSAYLAGLIGSSNNPVSGITISTILFASAVLVVLLGADGLKPVGAGGAPLGAVAAIMIGAVVCCAAAVGGDNLQDLKAGYIVGATPWKQQLMLGIGAFSCALIMAPVLNLLATAYGIGVKSELHPNALAAPQANLMASVAKGLFGGELPWTFIGIGAVVGAAIIAFDSWLKSRNARFRVPVLAAAIGIYLPLELMVPIFLGGLIAHLVERFHKVRADDEEGRDRVHKPGVLFAAGLITGEALMGIAIAIPIVVSSRADVLAVPFHLPGAQWIGLAVLFLVGWLIYRTGKYTKA; the protein is encoded by the coding sequence ATGAACCACGACGCTGCGCCCAAGCAGCTCACCTTCCGCGCAGTGGCCCTGGCCATCGTGCTGGCGGTGGTGCTGTCGGCCGCAAACGCCTACCTCGGTCTGTTCGCAGGCCTGACCATCGCCACCGCCATTCCCGCCGCGGTGATTTCCATGGGCGTGCTGCGCCTGCTGGGCGGTGGCTCCATCCTTGAAAACAACATCGTGCAGACCGGCGCCTCGGCCGGTTCGTCGATCGCCGCCGGTGTGATCTTCACCATCCCGGCGCTGGTGATCATGGGCTACTGGCCGGACTTCAAGTACTGGTGGGTGCTGGGCATCGCCGGCCTCGGTGGCCTGCTGGGCGTGCTGTTCTCGGTGCCGCTGCGCCGTTCGATGATCGTTGAAGACCCGCTTCCGTTCCCGGAAGGCAAGGCCGCGGCCGAAGTGCTCAAGGCCGGTGAGAACCCGGGCCCGGGCCTGAAGATCCTCGGCCTGTCGGCAGTCATCGGTGCCTTCGTCAAGCTGGCTGCGGAAAGCGGCATGCGCCTGATTCCCGACGCCTGGGCCACCTCGGCCTACGTCGGCAGCTCCAAGGTCACCGCCTTCATCGGTACCAACCTGTCGCCGGCACTGCTGGGCGTGGGCTACATCGTCGGCCTCAACGTCGGCATCGTGGTCGTGTCCGGCTCGATCCTGACCTGGCACATCGCCATTCCGATCTACCAGGCGTTCTTCATGAACACCGATCCGGCACTGGCCGCGTCGGTCGCCACGGCATCCTCCACCGAAGCGGCGTTCGCCATCTGGGGCGCGAAGATGCGTTACCTGGGTGTCGGCGCAATGCTGATCGGCGGCATCTGGACCCTGATCTCGCTGCGCAAGTCGCTGCTCAATGGCGTCAAGAGCGGCTTTGCCGCCGCCCGCAAGAGCGGTGGCCCGGTGCTGGCGCACACCGAGCGCGACCTGCCGATGAAGTGGATGCTGGTGGCCCTGGTGGTCTTCGTGCTGCCGCTGCTGGCCCTGTACCAGGCCATCGTGGGCCAGTGGCACGTGTCGATCCCGATGACCATCATCATGATCGTTGCCGGCTTCCTGTTCGTGTCGGTCTCGGCCTACCTGGCCGGCTTGATCGGTTCGTCCAACAACCCGGTGTCGGGCATTACCATCTCCACCATCCTGTTCGCCTCGGCCGTGCTGGTGGTGCTGCTGGGCGCCGATGGCCTCAAGCCGGTCGGTGCCGGCGGTGCGCCGCTGGGCGCGGTGGCGGCGATCATGATCGGCGCGGTGGTGTGCTGCGCCGCAGCGGTCGGTGGTGACAACCTGCAGGACCTCAAGGCCGGTTACATCGTGGGCGCCACCCCGTGGAAGCAGCAGCTGATGCTGGGCATCGGTGCCTTCTCGTGCGCGCTGATCATGGCCCCGGTGCTGAATCTGCTGGCCACCGCCTACGGCATCGGCGTGAAGTCCGAGCTGCACCCGAACGCGCTGGCTGCGCCGCAGGCCAACCTGATGGCCTCGGTGGCCAAGGGCCTGTTCGGTGGCGAACTGCCGTGGACCTTCATCGGCATCGGTGCCGTGGTCGGTGCCGCCATCATCGCCTTCGACAGCTGGTTGAAGTCGCGCAACGCACGCTTCCGCGTGCCGGTGCTGGCCGCCGCCATCGGCATCTACCTGCCGCTGGAGCTGATGGTGCCGATCTTCCTCGGCGGCCTGATCGCCCACCTGGTCGAGCGCTTCCACAAGGTGCGCGCCGATGACGAAGAAGGCCGCGACCGCGTGCACAAGCCGGGCGTGCTGTTCGCTGCGGGCCTGATCACCGGTGAGGCACTGATGGGCATCGCCATCGCGATTCCGATCGTGGTCAGCAGCCGCGCCGACGTGCTGGCCGTGCCGTTCCACCTGCCGGGCGCGCAGTGGATCGGCCTGGCCGTGCTGTTCCTGGTGGGCTGGCTGATCTACCGCACCGGCAAGTACACCAAGGCGTAA